From a single Brassica rapa cultivar Chiifu-401-42 chromosome A01, CAAS_Brap_v3.01, whole genome shotgun sequence genomic region:
- the LOC103828198 gene encoding cytochrome P450 90B1 isoform X2 — MFEHTLLSLLLLPSLLSLLLFLILLKRRSRHRFNLPPGKSGWPFIGETIGYLKPYTATTLGDFMQQHISKHGKIYRSNLFGEPTIVSADAGLNRFILQNEGRLFECSYPRSIGGILGKWSMLVLVGDMHRDMRSISLNFLSHARLKTILLKDVERHTLFVLDSWQQQTVFSAQDEAKKFTFNLMAKHIMSMDPGEEETEQLKKEYVTFMKGVVSAPLNLPGTAYRKALQSRATILKFIERKMEERKSEIKEEGEAEDEAEISQSDHHYERKHRTDDDLLGWVLKHSNLSTEQILDLILSLLFAGHETSSVAIALAIYFLQACPKAVQELREEHLEIAMGKKELGESELNWDDYKKMDFTQCVINETLRLGNVVRFLHRKALKDVRYKGYDIPSGWKVLPVISAVHLDNSRYDEPNLFNPWRWQQQQNNGACGSSSSGSGSFSTWGNNFMPFGGGPRLCAGSELAKLEMAVFIHHLVLNFNWELAEDDQPFAFPFVDFPNGLPIRVSRIL, encoded by the exons ATGTTCGAGCATACTCTattgtctcttcttcttctcccatcGCTtctatctcttctcctcttcttgatcctcttgaagagaagaagtcgACACAGATTCAATCTCCCTCCGGGAAAATCCGGTTGGCCATTTATAGGAGAGACCATCGGTTATCTCAAACCGTACACCGCTACAACTCTCGGTGACTTCATGCAACAACATATCTCCAA GCATGGGAAGATATACAGATCGAATTTGTTTGGAGAACCAACGATTGTATCAGCTGATGCAGGGCTCAACAGATTCATATTACAAAACGAAGGAAGACTATTTGAATGTAGTTATCCTCGAAGTATCGGTGGTATTCTTGGGAAATGGTCGATGCTTGTTCTTGTTGGAGACATGCATAGAGATATGAGAAGTATATCGCTCAACTTTCTAAGTCACGCTCGTCTCAAAACGATTCTTCTTAAAGACGTTGAGAGGCACACTTTGTTCGTTCTTGATTCTTGGCAACAACAGACTGTTTTCTCGGCTCAAGATGAAGCCAAAAAG TTTACGTTTAATCTAATGGCGAAGCATATAATGAGTATGGATCCTGGAGAAGAAGAGACAGAGCAGTTAAAGAAGGAGTATGTGACTTTCATGAAAGGTGTTGTCTCTGCTCCTCTCAATCTCCCAGGAACTGCTTATCGTAAAGCTCTTCAG TCACGAGCGACAATACTGAAGTTTATTGAGAGGAAAATGGAAGAGAGAAAATCAGAGATTAAAGAAGAAGGTGAAGCAGAGGATGAAGCAGAGATTAGTCAAAGTGACCATCATTATGAGAGAAAACATAGAACAGATGATGATCTTTTGGGATGGGTTTTAAAACATTCGAATCTATCAACGGAGCAGATTCTCGATCTTATTCTCAGTTTATTATTTGCTGGACATGAGACTTCCTCCGTCGCCATTGCTTTAGCTATCTACTTCTTGCAAGCTTGTCCTAAAGCCGTTCAAGAACTTAGG GAAGAGCATCTTGAGATCGCGATGGGCAAGAAGGAGCTTGGAGAGTCAGAATTGAATTGGGATGATTACAAGAAAATGGACTTTACTCAGTGT GTAATAAATGAAACTCTTCGACTAGGAAATGTAGTAAGGTTTCTGCATCGTAAAGCACTCAAAGACGTTCGGTATAAAG GATACGATATCCCGAGTGGGTGGAAAGTGTTACCAGTGATCTCAGCCGTACATTTGGATAATTCTCGTTACGACGAGCCTAATCTCTTTAATCCTTGGAGATGGCAACAG CAGCAAAACAACGGAGCGTGCGGGTCGTCTTCGTCAGGATCTGGTAGTTTTTCAACGTGGGGGAATAACTTCATGCCGTTTGGAGGAGGGCCAAGGCTGTGTGCTGGTTCGGAGTTAGCGAAGCTAGAAATGGCAGTGTTTATTCATCATCTTGTTCTTAATTTTAATTGGGAATTAGCAGAAGATGATCAACCATTTGCTTTTCCTTTCGTTGATTTTCCTAACGGTTTGCCTATTAGGGTTTCTcgtattttgtaa
- the LOC103828198 gene encoding cytochrome P450 90B1 isoform X1, translated as MFEHTLLSLLLLPSLLSLLLFLILLKRRSRHRFNLPPGKSGWPFIGETIGYLKPYTATTLGDFMQQHISKHGKIYRSNLFGEPTIVSADAGLNRFILQNEGRLFECSYPRSIGGILGKWSMLVLVGDMHRDMRSISLNFLSHARLKTILLKDVERHTLFVLDSWQQQTVFSAQDEAKKFTFNLMAKHIMSMDPGEEETEQLKKEYVTFMKGVVSAPLNLPGTAYRKALQSRATILKFIERKMEERKSEIKEEGEAEDEAEISQSDHHYERKHRTDDDLLGWVLKHSNLSTEQILDLILSLLFAGHETSSVAIALAIYFLQACPKAVQELREEHLEIAMGKKELGESELNWDDYKKMDFTQCVINETLRLGNVVRFLHRKALKDVRYKGYDIPSGWKVLPVISAVHLDNSRYDEPNLFNPWRWQQQNNGACGSSSSGSGSFSTWGNNFMPFGGGPRLCAGSELAKLEMAVFIHHLVLNFNWELAEDDQPFAFPFVDFPNGLPIRVSRIL; from the exons ATGTTCGAGCATACTCTattgtctcttcttcttctcccatcGCTtctatctcttctcctcttcttgatcctcttgaagagaagaagtcgACACAGATTCAATCTCCCTCCGGGAAAATCCGGTTGGCCATTTATAGGAGAGACCATCGGTTATCTCAAACCGTACACCGCTACAACTCTCGGTGACTTCATGCAACAACATATCTCCAA GCATGGGAAGATATACAGATCGAATTTGTTTGGAGAACCAACGATTGTATCAGCTGATGCAGGGCTCAACAGATTCATATTACAAAACGAAGGAAGACTATTTGAATGTAGTTATCCTCGAAGTATCGGTGGTATTCTTGGGAAATGGTCGATGCTTGTTCTTGTTGGAGACATGCATAGAGATATGAGAAGTATATCGCTCAACTTTCTAAGTCACGCTCGTCTCAAAACGATTCTTCTTAAAGACGTTGAGAGGCACACTTTGTTCGTTCTTGATTCTTGGCAACAACAGACTGTTTTCTCGGCTCAAGATGAAGCCAAAAAG TTTACGTTTAATCTAATGGCGAAGCATATAATGAGTATGGATCCTGGAGAAGAAGAGACAGAGCAGTTAAAGAAGGAGTATGTGACTTTCATGAAAGGTGTTGTCTCTGCTCCTCTCAATCTCCCAGGAACTGCTTATCGTAAAGCTCTTCAG TCACGAGCGACAATACTGAAGTTTATTGAGAGGAAAATGGAAGAGAGAAAATCAGAGATTAAAGAAGAAGGTGAAGCAGAGGATGAAGCAGAGATTAGTCAAAGTGACCATCATTATGAGAGAAAACATAGAACAGATGATGATCTTTTGGGATGGGTTTTAAAACATTCGAATCTATCAACGGAGCAGATTCTCGATCTTATTCTCAGTTTATTATTTGCTGGACATGAGACTTCCTCCGTCGCCATTGCTTTAGCTATCTACTTCTTGCAAGCTTGTCCTAAAGCCGTTCAAGAACTTAGG GAAGAGCATCTTGAGATCGCGATGGGCAAGAAGGAGCTTGGAGAGTCAGAATTGAATTGGGATGATTACAAGAAAATGGACTTTACTCAGTGT GTAATAAATGAAACTCTTCGACTAGGAAATGTAGTAAGGTTTCTGCATCGTAAAGCACTCAAAGACGTTCGGTATAAAG GATACGATATCCCGAGTGGGTGGAAAGTGTTACCAGTGATCTCAGCCGTACATTTGGATAATTCTCGTTACGACGAGCCTAATCTCTTTAATCCTTGGAGATGGCAACAG CAAAACAACGGAGCGTGCGGGTCGTCTTCGTCAGGATCTGGTAGTTTTTCAACGTGGGGGAATAACTTCATGCCGTTTGGAGGAGGGCCAAGGCTGTGTGCTGGTTCGGAGTTAGCGAAGCTAGAAATGGCAGTGTTTATTCATCATCTTGTTCTTAATTTTAATTGGGAATTAGCAGAAGATGATCAACCATTTGCTTTTCCTTTCGTTGATTTTCCTAACGGTTTGCCTATTAGGGTTTCTcgtattttgtaa
- the LOC103828198 gene encoding cytochrome P450 90B1 isoform X3 codes for MFEHTLLSLLLLPSLLSLLLFLILLKRRSRHRFNLPPGKSGWPFIGETIGYLKPYTATTLGDFMQQHISKHGKIYRSNLFGEPTIVSADAGLNRFILQNEGRLFECSYPRSIGGILGKWSMLVLVGDMHRDMRSISLNFLSHARLKTILLKDVERHTLFVLDSWQQQTVFSAQDEAKKFTFNLMAKHIMSMDPGEEETEQLKKEYVTFMKGVVSAPLNLPGTAYRKALQSRATILKFIERKMEERKSEIKEEGEAEDEAEISQSDHHYERKHRTDDDLLGWVLKHSNLSTEQILDLILSLLFAGHETSSVAIALAIYFLQACPKAVQELREEHLEIAMGKKELGESELNWDDYKKMDFTQCVINETLRLGNVVRFLHRKALKDVRYKGYDIPSGWKVLPVISAVHLDNSRYDEPNLFNPWRWQQSRTC; via the exons ATGTTCGAGCATACTCTattgtctcttcttcttctcccatcGCTtctatctcttctcctcttcttgatcctcttgaagagaagaagtcgACACAGATTCAATCTCCCTCCGGGAAAATCCGGTTGGCCATTTATAGGAGAGACCATCGGTTATCTCAAACCGTACACCGCTACAACTCTCGGTGACTTCATGCAACAACATATCTCCAA GCATGGGAAGATATACAGATCGAATTTGTTTGGAGAACCAACGATTGTATCAGCTGATGCAGGGCTCAACAGATTCATATTACAAAACGAAGGAAGACTATTTGAATGTAGTTATCCTCGAAGTATCGGTGGTATTCTTGGGAAATGGTCGATGCTTGTTCTTGTTGGAGACATGCATAGAGATATGAGAAGTATATCGCTCAACTTTCTAAGTCACGCTCGTCTCAAAACGATTCTTCTTAAAGACGTTGAGAGGCACACTTTGTTCGTTCTTGATTCTTGGCAACAACAGACTGTTTTCTCGGCTCAAGATGAAGCCAAAAAG TTTACGTTTAATCTAATGGCGAAGCATATAATGAGTATGGATCCTGGAGAAGAAGAGACAGAGCAGTTAAAGAAGGAGTATGTGACTTTCATGAAAGGTGTTGTCTCTGCTCCTCTCAATCTCCCAGGAACTGCTTATCGTAAAGCTCTTCAG TCACGAGCGACAATACTGAAGTTTATTGAGAGGAAAATGGAAGAGAGAAAATCAGAGATTAAAGAAGAAGGTGAAGCAGAGGATGAAGCAGAGATTAGTCAAAGTGACCATCATTATGAGAGAAAACATAGAACAGATGATGATCTTTTGGGATGGGTTTTAAAACATTCGAATCTATCAACGGAGCAGATTCTCGATCTTATTCTCAGTTTATTATTTGCTGGACATGAGACTTCCTCCGTCGCCATTGCTTTAGCTATCTACTTCTTGCAAGCTTGTCCTAAAGCCGTTCAAGAACTTAGG GAAGAGCATCTTGAGATCGCGATGGGCAAGAAGGAGCTTGGAGAGTCAGAATTGAATTGGGATGATTACAAGAAAATGGACTTTACTCAGTGT GTAATAAATGAAACTCTTCGACTAGGAAATGTAGTAAGGTTTCTGCATCGTAAAGCACTCAAAGACGTTCGGTATAAAG GATACGATATCCCGAGTGGGTGGAAAGTGTTACCAGTGATCTCAGCCGTACATTTGGATAATTCTCGTTACGACGAGCCTAATCTCTTTAATCCTTGGAGATGGCAACAG AGTAGAACATGTTAG
- the LOC103828186 gene encoding precursor of CEP9-like: MKLLAVIVTNIIILIIFDQAPITTEARKLRKTIGQDHFKAGSTGHFVPASPGNKPGIGHKKGNANVEGFQGDFKPTEGRKLQKTNGKDHFKTGVTDDFAPTAPGNSPGVGYKKAHANVKGFKDDFKPKEGNMFEKMNDQYHLKTGTTDDFAPTSPGNSPGMGHKKGDDFKPTTPGHSPGIGHAVKNDEPKA, encoded by the coding sequence atgaagctaTTGGCTGTCATTGTGACCAATATCATCATCTTGATAATATTTGACCAAGCACCGATCACCACTGAAGCAAGAAAGTTGAGGAAAACAATCGGCCAAGACCATTTCAAAGCTGGATCTACGGGTCACTTTGTGCCTGCTTCTCCAGGAAACAAACCTGGCATAGGACATAAAAAAGGTAATGCAAATGTTGAAGGGTTTCAAGGTGACTTCAAGCCCACGGAAGGAAGAAAGTTGCAGAAAACTAACGGTAAAGATCATTTCAAAACCGGGGTTACAGACGATTTTGCACCCACTGCTCCAGGAAACAGTCCAGGGGTGGGGTATAAGAAAGCGCATGCAAATGTTAAGGGGTTTAAAGATGACTTCAAGCCCAAGGAAGGGAATATGTTTGAGAAAATGAACGATCAATATCATTTAAAAACCGGAACTACCGACGACTTCGCACCTACTTCTCCGGGAAATAGTCCCGGTATGGGTCATAAGAAAGGAGATGACTTCAAGCCTACGACACCAGGACACAGCCCCGGAATTGGCCATGCCGTCAAGAATGATGAGCCTAAAGCTTAA